In Actinomadura citrea, a single window of DNA contains:
- a CDS encoding cold-shock protein, whose protein sequence is MPQQGTVKWFNAEKGFGFIAVDGGGPDVFVHYSAIQSSGYRSLDENQRVQFEVTQGNRGPQADQVVPL, encoded by the coding sequence ATGCCCCAGCAGGGCACCGTGAAGTGGTTCAACGCCGAGAAGGGCTTCGGCTTCATCGCCGTGGACGGCGGCGGGCCGGACGTCTTCGTGCACTACTCGGCCATCCAGAGTTCCGGCTACCGCAGCCTGGACGAGAACCAGCGTGTTCAGTTCGAGGTGACGCAGGGTAACCGGGGCCCGCAGGCCGACCAGGTCGTCCCCCTGTAA